Genomic segment of Pseudomonas sp. CCI4.2:
TTCGCCCGCCACCGCAGTGACCGGCAAACAGGCGCCGACTCATTCCTGAAGCAACGTGGCCGCGCGCCGCGATCCTCAGTGGCGCCGCTGATAAACCACTGCCTCGCACTGTTTATAGGACTCCAGTATGAATACCTCAAACGCCCAAGCTGTCGGCAACGCCCCCGTGATTACCAGCATGCAAATTGTTCCGGTTGCTGGCCATGACGGCATGCTGCTGAACCTGAGCGGCGCCCACGGCCCGTTTTTCACGCGCAACATTGTGATTCTCAAGGACAACGCCGGGCACACCGGCGTCGGCGAAGTGCCCGGCGGCGAACGCATTCGGCAAACCCTGGAAGATGCCCGCTCGCTAGTCGTGGGCAGCCCCATCGGCACGTACCAGAAGATTCTCAATCAAGTGCGCCAAGCGTTCGCCGATCGTGACTCAGGCGGACGCGGCCTGCAGACTTTCGATTTGCGCATCACCATCCACGCCGTTACTGGCCTGGAGGCAGCGATGCTCGACCTGCTCGGCCAGCACCTGGACGTACCGGTTGCGGCCCTGCTCGGCGAAGGCCAGCAACGCGACGAAGTAAAAATGCTCGGTTACTTGTTCTACATCGGCGATCGCAACAAGACCGACCTCGCCTACCGCAGCGAGCCGGAGGCTGAAAACGATTGGTTCCGTCTGCGCCACGAAGAAGCGATGACCACCGAATCTGTGGTGCGCCTGGCCGAAGCGGCCCACGCCAAATACGGCTTCAAGGACTTCAAACTCAAGGGCGGCGTGTTGCGCGGCGCCGAAGAAATCGAAGCCGTCACCGCCCTCGCCGAGCGCTTTCCCGATGCGCGCATCACCCTTGACCCCAATGGCGCTTGGTCACTCAAAGAAGCGATTCACTTGTGCCGCGATCAGCACGCGGTTTTGGCTTACGCAGAAGACCCCTGTGGCGCCGAAAATGGCTACTCCGGCCGTGAAGTCATGGCCGAATTCCGTCGCGCCACCGGCCTGAAAACCGCCACCAACATGATCGCCACCGACTGGCGCGAGATGGGCCATGCGATTCAGTTGCAATCGGTGGACATCCCCTTGGCCGACCCGCACTTCTGGACCCTGCAAGGCTCAGTGCGCGTGGCGCAGATGTGCCATGAATGGGGCCTGACCTGGGGTTCGCATTCGAATAACCACTTTGATATTTCTTTGGCGATGTTCACCCACGTTGCTGCAGCGGCACCGGGCGACATCACGGCCATCGACACCCATTGGATCTGGCAAGACGGCCAACGCCTGACCAAAGAACCGCTGCAAATCGTTGGCGGCTGCGTGCAAGTGCCGAAAAAACCGGGGTTAGGTATCGAACTGGACACCGATCAAGTGGCAAAAGCCCACGCGCTGTACAAAGGCATGGGGCTTGGGGCCCGGGACGACGGCATTGCCATGCAGTATTTGATTCCAGGCTGGTCATTCAATAACAAGCGACCGAGCCTGGTGCGCTAAACCCCTTCATCGCGTTTTCGCCCCCTTAGGCGTGCGGCGCTGAAACACTCGCGCGCCGTTTTTTCATCTGCCACAGAGAGCGTGCTAAGGTTCCCGCAGACCCTCACCGCGATGCTCTCCAATGCCCCACCTTTCCCGTACTCACCCCCGTCTGACCGCCGCTGGATTGGTTGGCTGCGCCAGCGGCATCGCCTGCAGTTTCATTGTTCCCGGCCTCACGCTGACCACCCACATACTGATCGGCTGGAACGTTGGCGTCTGGACCTACCTGATTTTGATGATGTGGCTAACCACGCGCACAGATGCCGACGACGTCAAGCGTTTCGCCATCATTGAAGATGAAAATGCCGGGCTGGTGCTGGCGATGGTTTGCGTCGCGGCAATTGCCAGCCTGGCGGCCATTAGCGTGGAGTTGATCGGCAGCAAAGACCTCAGCACCAGTGCCAAAGCACTGCACTACGGTTTCACCGGGCTGACGGTGGTCGGTTCCTGGCTGATCACCGGGGTGATTTTCAGTCTGCACTACGCGCGCTTGTTCTACACCGCCGACACCCAAGAACCGGCGCTACGCTTTGCCGACGGGGAACAAAACCCGAACTACTGGGACTTTTTGTATTTTTCTTTCACCATCAGCGTCGCCGTGCAAACCGCCGACGTCGGTGTCGCCAGCCGCGATTTACGCAAAACCGTGCTCGCGCAATCGTTGATTGGCTTTGTGTTCAATACCGCGATTCTGGGGTTTTCGATCAACATTGCGGCGGGGTTGTTTGGTTAGGAGAAAGACCCTGGAAGCTCAGGCGTTGTTTCTCTTGCAGCAAAAACCGTCTGAATGACTGCAACCACATCCACGCCGACTGAGCCCTCCGATAACAGCGGAAACTCCTTCAACAATTTATTTGATAACTTCCCGCCGTTCTCTCGAACCGAACGGATAATGCGATCTATGTCGCTGTCAGGGCCTTCCAGCACATTTTTGACCTGCTCACGGGCCAGTCGAAGGGCGCGCAAATGGTCGGCCTCTTTGCGCATTTCTAGTTCGATAGTGACCTTTACCACGTGGCCGAGGTATTCAACGTGGTCCGTCAAATCCGGATAACGCCAAGCAGGTAGCGCGTCCTGGTAAGCGTCGAATTCCAAGCTGTAATGCACCCCATCTTCAGCCACCTGCTCGGCGGCAAATCGCCAGTCGGCAGCATAACGGCGCATCAGAGGCCGAGAAAACAATTCGAGAATCTGATCGTAGCCACGGCGATTCACCAGGCTGCTTGTGATAGTCGCCGATACAGGGAGGATGAAGGGTTCGGGAATAGCTCGATCTCGCCGCAGCACATCGTTGATCAAGAAACGTGAAATTCGACCGTTACCATCAGCCATCGGGTGGATATACACAAAGCCGAACGATAGAACGGCCGCTCGTATCAACGCCGATGCACCCTCAGTACGTTGCGCAACCATCCGTAAACCGCTTAGCAATGAAGGCGCGTCGTTCCAATGGGGTGCGATGTAATGTACGACATCTGTGAAGCCATCCACCTCCCCCACAAATACCGGCGAACGGCGAAGCCCGTAGCGGGTCGCACGCGGACCGAGAATCTGAGCCTGCAGGTCAGTCAACGCAGAATCAGACAACGGCTGCTCATACTGACCACAACGTTGTTCCATTACGGAGGCAAAACGCTGAACGCGATCAGTGTGCTGCTCTTCATGCTCAATAGCGAAACTCGCGCGGCTCTCCTTAATCGTCAACCACACCGAACTGCGTTGCAGTAGATCAGACCCAAACTCGATCTCAAGGGCGTTTAGTTGCTGCGCACAGTTGTATTCTTCGATCTGCCTGATGCGTTCGTTGCGCAATACCATCGGGCAATAGTCACGTGTCCCCGGTAGATTATTGCGCACCCGCCAACGTGGATTATTTTCTGGCCGTGGGGCTGTCAGATAAAGGTTTTCATCAAGGGCCGAGATGTAATTCCCGCTGATAACGCCCTTAAAACTTAAACGGTTTCCGGTCAGAAACTCGTAGAAAAAACCGGCCCGTCGTGCGTACTGCCCGGTAGGTTCAGCATCAATCCAGCGGTCCAACTGCTCTGCTGAGACCTCGTTAAATAGGCGTGCAAGTAACTCAAGATGAATGCCTTCGTGCTTAAAGGCGAAAGCCAAATGGCCTGCAAAGGTGTCGACAGGTCGTGACGTGGCTGGATAGTATTCGTGGACGTAACCGTCTTCACGTTCGGTGGTTCGTGACTTGGAAATTTGACTGTCAACGCGCAATGCCTGTACGCACTGCAGCGAATAATGGTGTTGCAGCCATCGATAACCGATCCAGTCCGTCACTTAAAACCTCCACAAAGTAGCTTAAACCGCTTATTCCCGAGAAGTTTCGATTAGAAATCAGCTTTTCGTCAACAAAACGATTACTGCGCACTCATAATTCCAACGCACCTTAGCGAGGCACTTTGAATGACTTCCCTCCTGCGAATCGCCGTCCTCGACGACTGGCAATCAGTGGCCAGCGACGTGGTGGACTGGGCGGTTCTTAACGCCATCGCCGACGTCAGTTTTTTGCATGAGTTCCCGGCAGACACTGCAACCATGGTTGCCCGGCTGGCATCGTTCGAGGTCATTTGCGTCATGCGAGAGCGTACGCAGTTCAACGACGCCTTGTTGAGCCAACTGCCGCACCTGAAGTTGTTGGTCACCGGCGGCATGCGCAATGCGGCTATCGACCTCCCCGCTGCGGCACGTCTTGGCATTCAAGTGTGCGGCACCGACAGCTATAAAAACGCCGCACCAGAAGTGACTTGGGCCTTGATCATGGGCATCACCCGCAACCTCGTGGGGGAGGCCAATTCCTTTCGCGACGGCGGTTGGCAAATCGGGTTGGGCAGCGACTTGTATGGCAAAACGTTGGGGATTCTGGGCTTGGGCAGCATCGGCAAATGGGTTGCCAAATATGCCCAGGCGTTCGGCATGCGGGTGATCGCCTGGAGTGAAAACCTTACCGTCGAACGTGCCGCTGAAGTGGGCGTTACCTACGTGACCAAGCGCGAACT
This window contains:
- a CDS encoding DUF1345 domain-containing protein gives rise to the protein MPHLSRTHPRLTAAGLVGCASGIACSFIVPGLTLTTHILIGWNVGVWTYLILMMWLTTRTDADDVKRFAIIEDENAGLVLAMVCVAAIASLAAISVELIGSKDLSTSAKALHYGFTGLTVVGSWLITGVIFSLHYARLFYTADTQEPALRFADGEQNPNYWDFLYFSFTISVAVQTADVGVASRDLRKTVLAQSLIGFVFNTAILGFSINIAAGLFG
- the gudD gene encoding glucarate dehydratase, with the protein product MNTSNAQAVGNAPVITSMQIVPVAGHDGMLLNLSGAHGPFFTRNIVILKDNAGHTGVGEVPGGERIRQTLEDARSLVVGSPIGTYQKILNQVRQAFADRDSGGRGLQTFDLRITIHAVTGLEAAMLDLLGQHLDVPVAALLGEGQQRDEVKMLGYLFYIGDRNKTDLAYRSEPEAENDWFRLRHEEAMTTESVVRLAEAAHAKYGFKDFKLKGGVLRGAEEIEAVTALAERFPDARITLDPNGAWSLKEAIHLCRDQHAVLAYAEDPCGAENGYSGREVMAEFRRATGLKTATNMIATDWREMGHAIQLQSVDIPLADPHFWTLQGSVRVAQMCHEWGLTWGSHSNNHFDISLAMFTHVAAAAPGDITAIDTHWIWQDGQRLTKEPLQIVGGCVQVPKKPGLGIELDTDQVAKAHALYKGMGLGARDDGIAMQYLIPGWSFNNKRPSLVR
- a CDS encoding D-2-hydroxyacid dehydrogenase family protein; this encodes MTSLLRIAVLDDWQSVASDVVDWAVLNAIADVSFLHEFPADTATMVARLASFEVICVMRERTQFNDALLSQLPHLKLLVTGGMRNAAIDLPAAARLGIQVCGTDSYKNAAPEVTWALIMGITRNLVGEANSFRDGGWQIGLGSDLYGKTLGILGLGSIGKWVAKYAQAFGMRVIAWSENLTVERAAEVGVTYVTKRELFEQSDVLSVHLVLSDRSRGIVDAQSLSWMKPTAYLINTARGPIIDEAALISLMQRGDIAGAALDVFDPEPLPADHPFRTLSNVLATPHIGYVTENNYRMFFSQMIEDIQAWQGGKPIRVLG
- a CDS encoding Fic family protein, translated to MAFAFKHEGIHLELLARLFNEVSAEQLDRWIDAEPTGQYARRAGFFYEFLTGNRLSFKGVISGNYISALDENLYLTAPRPENNPRWRVRNNLPGTRDYCPMVLRNERIRQIEEYNCAQQLNALEIEFGSDLLQRSSVWLTIKESRASFAIEHEEQHTDRVQRFASVMEQRCGQYEQPLSDSALTDLQAQILGPRATRYGLRRSPVFVGEVDGFTDVVHYIAPHWNDAPSLLSGLRMVAQRTEGASALIRAAVLSFGFVYIHPMADGNGRISRFLINDVLRRDRAIPEPFILPVSATITSSLVNRRGYDQILELFSRPLMRRYAADWRFAAEQVAEDGVHYSLEFDAYQDALPAWRYPDLTDHVEYLGHVVKVTIELEMRKEADHLRALRLAREQVKNVLEGPDSDIDRIIRSVRENGGKLSNKLLKEFPLLSEGSVGVDVVAVIQTVFAARETTPELPGSFS